From the genome of Luteolibacter arcticus, one region includes:
- a CDS encoding ABC transporter ATP-binding protein yields MAPVLELFKLSKAYGKAVIVKEFNLNIAPGEFVTLIGHSGCGKSTVLSMVAGLTGVTDGAMILSGRETTEAGPDRGVVFQSPCLLPWMTAFENVMLGVNQVYFTAPKAERKELAEYYLTVVGLGGAMHKYPGELSQGMRQRVGIARAFALQPKMLLLDEPFGMLDALTKMELQEVLLELWRRNKLTTLMVTHDVDEAIFLSDRVVMMTDGPEAEVGDILTIPFERPRNRAAMLADPRYPEIRNHLLTFLNERSHIRPSRIVSPEPEMIAASARPLPAGATASSH; encoded by the coding sequence ATGGCCCCCGTCCTCGAACTCTTCAAGCTCTCCAAGGCCTACGGAAAGGCCGTCATCGTCAAGGAGTTCAACCTCAACATTGCTCCCGGCGAGTTCGTCACCCTCATCGGCCACTCCGGCTGCGGGAAATCCACCGTGCTCTCGATGGTCGCCGGCCTCACCGGCGTGACCGACGGCGCGATGATCCTGTCCGGCCGCGAAACCACCGAAGCCGGCCCCGACCGCGGCGTGGTCTTCCAGTCTCCCTGCCTGCTGCCGTGGATGACCGCTTTCGAAAACGTCATGCTCGGCGTGAACCAGGTTTACTTCACCGCGCCCAAAGCCGAGCGCAAGGAGCTCGCCGAATACTACCTCACCGTCGTCGGCCTCGGTGGCGCGATGCACAAGTATCCCGGCGAGCTTTCCCAAGGCATGCGCCAGCGCGTCGGCATCGCCCGCGCCTTCGCCCTGCAGCCGAAGATGCTCCTGCTCGACGAGCCCTTCGGCATGCTCGACGCCCTCACCAAGATGGAGCTGCAGGAAGTCCTGTTAGAACTCTGGCGGCGCAACAAGCTCACCACCCTCATGGTCACCCACGACGTCGATGAGGCCATCTTCCTCTCCGACCGCGTCGTCATGATGACCGACGGCCCCGAGGCCGAAGTCGGCGACATCCTAACGATTCCCTTCGAGCGTCCCCGCAACCGCGCCGCCATGCTCGCCGACCCCCGCTACCCGGAAATCCGCAACCACCTGCTGACCTTCCTCAACGAGCGCTCCCACATCCGCCCGAGCCGCATCGTCTCGCCCGAGCCGGAAATGATCGCCGCGTCAGCGCGCCCCCTGCCCGCCGGAGCGACCGCCTCAAGCCACTGA
- a CDS encoding ABC transporter ATP-binding protein, whose translation MPPILQLTSASKSFGRGYAQTTVLRDLNLTVEEGDFVSIIGYSGTGKSTLINLVAGLLKPDTGTAKMDGADIKGPGPERGIVFQNYSLLPWLTVTENVRLAVDQIFPKMSEKERADRAAEYIDMVKLTPASGKLPRELSGGMRQRVSVARTLAVNPRILLLDEPLSALDALTRATLQDEIADIWQKNRTTVIWITNDPDEALLVADRVIPLLPGRDGATLGEEITVDLARPRDRKQLLGMLEFKDLKLRLVNTLLGAKKDSTPVVTKKLSPPDILPEDLAKPRSSSFFDRPAPRRRSQLHREELQIEV comes from the coding sequence ATGCCACCTATTCTCCAGCTCACCTCGGCCTCAAAAAGCTTCGGCCGCGGCTACGCGCAGACCACCGTCCTCCGCGACCTGAACCTCACCGTCGAGGAAGGCGACTTCGTCTCCATCATCGGCTACTCGGGCACCGGCAAGAGCACCCTCATCAACCTCGTCGCCGGCTTGCTCAAGCCGGACACCGGCACGGCGAAAATGGACGGAGCCGACATCAAGGGCCCCGGCCCCGAGCGCGGCATCGTCTTCCAAAACTACTCGCTGCTGCCGTGGCTCACCGTCACGGAAAACGTCCGCCTCGCCGTCGATCAGATCTTCCCGAAAATGTCGGAGAAGGAACGAGCCGACCGCGCCGCAGAATACATCGACATGGTCAAATTGACCCCCGCTTCCGGGAAGCTCCCACGCGAACTCTCCGGCGGCATGCGCCAGCGCGTGTCGGTCGCCCGCACGCTCGCGGTGAACCCGCGCATCCTCCTGCTCGATGAACCGCTGTCCGCGCTCGACGCCCTCACCCGCGCCACCTTGCAGGACGAGATCGCCGACATCTGGCAAAAGAATCGCACCACGGTCATCTGGATCACCAATGACCCCGATGAAGCATTGCTCGTCGCCGACCGCGTGATCCCGCTCCTACCCGGCCGCGACGGCGCCACACTCGGCGAAGAAATCACCGTCGATCTCGCCCGCCCCCGCGACCGCAAGCAACTACTAGGAATGCTGGAGTTCAAGGACCTCAAGCTGCGCCTCGTCAATACCCTGCTCGGCGCGAAGAAGGACAGCACCCCGGTGGTCACCAAGAAGCTCTCGCCGCCGGACATCCTGCCCGAAGACCTCGCCAAGCCCCGCAGCTCCTCCTTCTTCGACCGCCCCGCCCCGCGCCGCCGTTCCCAGCTCCACCGCGAGGAACTCCAGATCGAGGTCTGA
- the ntrB gene encoding nitrate ABC transporter permease, whose protein sequence is MKFLQSLKLEIVLLPLVGIMLCLGGWAIISGKASTTTLVDDWGDTVTKTERHGISKNLPSPTETWTASKPYIVEPVAKRGELDQGILRFAWLSLKLVAQGYFIALLIGTPIGFLLGLSKNFTKAFDPIIQILRPVSPLAWLPLGMVLFSGLSIADANGRVTFGTSDAAALFTIAICAMWPTVLNTAVGVRAVPQDYLNVAKVLKLSKMKTLFKVLIPSALPYMFTGFRLSLGIAWLVIVAVEMLIGKPGVGGFLWQQYNANSYAHIILSILTIGVIGYVLDRLMSVVEGRFRTA, encoded by the coding sequence ATGAAATTTCTCCAATCTCTCAAGCTCGAAATTGTCCTGTTGCCGCTCGTCGGCATCATGCTTTGCCTCGGTGGCTGGGCCATCATCTCCGGCAAAGCTTCCACCACCACCCTGGTCGACGACTGGGGCGACACGGTCACCAAGACCGAGCGCCACGGCATTTCCAAGAACCTGCCATCGCCCACCGAGACCTGGACCGCCAGCAAGCCCTACATCGTCGAACCGGTCGCCAAGCGCGGTGAACTCGACCAAGGCATCCTGCGCTTTGCCTGGCTGTCGCTGAAGCTGGTCGCTCAGGGTTACTTCATCGCGCTGCTCATCGGCACGCCGATCGGCTTCCTGCTCGGCCTGTCGAAGAATTTCACCAAGGCCTTCGACCCGATCATCCAGATCCTCCGCCCGGTTTCGCCGCTCGCATGGCTGCCACTCGGCATGGTGCTGTTCAGCGGCCTGAGCATTGCGGATGCGAACGGTCGCGTGACCTTCGGCACGTCGGATGCTGCCGCCCTCTTCACCATCGCCATCTGTGCCATGTGGCCCACCGTGCTGAATACCGCCGTCGGCGTCCGCGCCGTCCCGCAGGACTACCTGAACGTGGCGAAAGTACTAAAGCTCTCGAAGATGAAGACGCTCTTCAAGGTGCTCATTCCCTCGGCACTGCCCTACATGTTCACCGGCTTCCGCCTCTCGCTCGGGATCGCTTGGCTGGTCATCGTCGCGGTGGAAATGCTGATCGGAAAGCCCGGTGTCGGCGGCTTCCTGTGGCAGCAGTACAATGCGAACAGCTACGCCCACATCATCCTCTCCATCCTCACCATCGGCGTGATCGGCTACGTGCTGGACCGCTTGATGAGCGTCGTGGAAGGCCGCTTCCGGACCGCGTGA
- a CDS encoding CmpA/NrtA family ABC transporter substrate-binding protein, which yields MNHSQPLSRRDFLARSTKVTALGLLASGLPTGWVGAQTASDAPETANVNFGIIALTDCSPIVIAHEKGLFKKYGINSTVTKGASWAAIRDSLANGDIQATHMLLGMPIASTMGLGGAPKVPMVVPWILNRNGQSISLANSLKGKVGADPKALKPLVDAAKASGNPMTFAMTFPPGTHAMWIRYWLAAGGINPGDAAGAGADISLITIPPPQMVANMQVGKMDGFCVGEPWNGKTVADGIGFTGINTQAIWKDHPEKVCAFTEEFANKNPKTVKAILKALHEASVWLDVMENRPEQAKIVSAPTYINCPPESILPRLQGKYDMGDGRKFRDPDYMIYSSRNCNYPQPKYCKWWLTQLRRWGFTQGAPDYEAITKQVMRTDLYESAMKEIGYTHDGLSNAAESFFDDTKFDPTADMEAFAASFSVKTLKG from the coding sequence ATGAACCACAGCCAACCTCTCTCGCGCCGCGACTTCCTCGCCCGCTCCACCAAAGTCACCGCCCTCGGCCTTCTCGCTTCCGGCCTGCCCACCGGCTGGGTTGGCGCACAGACCGCCTCCGATGCCCCCGAGACCGCGAACGTCAATTTCGGCATCATCGCCCTGACCGACTGTTCGCCCATCGTGATCGCCCACGAAAAGGGACTCTTCAAGAAATACGGCATCAACTCCACCGTCACCAAGGGCGCGAGCTGGGCGGCCATCCGCGACTCGCTGGCCAATGGCGACATCCAGGCGACCCACATGCTGCTCGGCATGCCCATCGCCTCGACCATGGGTCTCGGCGGCGCGCCGAAGGTGCCGATGGTCGTGCCGTGGATCCTCAACCGCAACGGCCAGTCGATCAGCCTCGCCAACTCGCTAAAAGGAAAAGTCGGTGCCGATCCGAAGGCGCTCAAGCCTCTGGTCGATGCCGCGAAAGCCTCCGGCAACCCGATGACCTTCGCGATGACCTTCCCGCCGGGCACTCACGCCATGTGGATCCGCTACTGGCTCGCCGCTGGCGGCATCAATCCCGGCGACGCGGCGGGCGCAGGGGCCGACATCTCCCTCATCACCATCCCGCCGCCGCAGATGGTGGCAAACATGCAGGTCGGCAAGATGGATGGCTTCTGCGTCGGCGAGCCGTGGAATGGCAAAACCGTCGCCGACGGCATCGGCTTCACCGGCATCAATACCCAGGCGATCTGGAAGGATCACCCGGAAAAGGTATGCGCCTTCACCGAGGAGTTCGCCAACAAGAATCCGAAGACCGTCAAGGCCATCCTCAAGGCCCTCCATGAAGCCAGCGTCTGGCTCGACGTCATGGAGAACCGTCCCGAGCAGGCGAAGATCGTCAGCGCTCCCACCTACATCAACTGCCCGCCGGAATCGATCCTGCCACGCCTGCAGGGCAAGTACGACATGGGCGACGGCCGCAAGTTCCGCGACCCGGACTATATGATCTACAGCAGCCGCAACTGCAACTACCCGCAGCCGAAGTACTGCAAGTGGTGGCTCACGCAGCTTCGCCGCTGGGGCTTCACGCAAGGCGCGCCGGACTATGAAGCCATCACCAAGCAAGTGATGCGCACCGATCTCTACGAATCCGCGATGAAGGAGATCGGCTATACCCACGACGGCCTCAGCAATGCTGCCGAGTCGTTCTTCGACGACACCAAGTTCGACCCCACCGCCGACATGGAAGCCTTCGCCGCGTCCTTCTCCGTCAAGACCCTCAAGGGCTAA
- a CDS encoding CmpA/NrtA family ABC transporter substrate-binding protein translates to MESPTIVESRSPIRLGFVPLNDCAPVAVAHELGLFKSYGLNVRLSRQPGWATVRDMLSYGELDAAQSIAGLAFYLALGLNKMRREIAVPLVLSAHGNAITLSRELPPESIRRGEGLAAHLSHRWRKNRPFTLAAAHRFSSHHLLLHAWLRRHGVQPGRDAEIVFLPPPLMPRNLAAGHIDGYCVGEPWNSESILGGQGWCPATSAELATGHPEKVLLVTGEFAGDSREECVALGAALLHACRMCQDPAFRNELITILAKPAYTGCSPTTLRNSLGPVFDSGRGNIDASDFHLFFGGDLNCPTADKASWFLSGMRGAGLLPETTAAPLTRLYRQDLYRASEKILLPA, encoded by the coding sequence ATGGAGAGCCCCACCATCGTCGAATCCCGTTCGCCCATCCGCCTCGGCTTCGTGCCGTTGAACGATTGCGCGCCGGTCGCGGTGGCGCACGAGCTGGGACTCTTCAAGAGCTACGGCCTGAACGTCAGGCTGTCGCGCCAACCCGGCTGGGCCACGGTGCGCGACATGCTCTCCTACGGCGAGCTCGATGCCGCGCAGTCGATCGCCGGCCTCGCCTTCTATTTGGCGCTTGGCCTGAACAAGATGCGCCGGGAAATCGCGGTGCCGCTGGTACTAAGTGCCCATGGAAATGCAATCACCCTCTCCCGGGAGCTGCCGCCCGAGTCGATCCGCCGCGGCGAGGGCCTCGCCGCCCACCTTTCGCACCGCTGGCGGAAAAACCGGCCGTTCACGCTGGCCGCTGCCCACCGCTTTTCCTCTCACCACCTCTTGCTGCACGCGTGGCTCCGCCGTCACGGAGTCCAGCCCGGCCGCGATGCCGAGATCGTCTTCCTCCCACCGCCACTCATGCCGCGGAACCTCGCCGCCGGCCACATCGATGGCTATTGCGTCGGCGAGCCATGGAATTCGGAGAGCATCCTCGGAGGTCAGGGCTGGTGCCCGGCGACCTCCGCCGAGCTGGCCACCGGCCATCCGGAAAAGGTCCTGCTGGTCACCGGTGAATTCGCAGGCGACAGCCGCGAGGAATGCGTGGCGCTCGGAGCCGCGCTGCTCCACGCCTGCCGCATGTGTCAGGACCCGGCCTTCCGGAATGAACTGATCACCATCCTCGCCAAGCCCGCCTACACCGGCTGCTCGCCGACCACCCTGCGCAACAGCCTCGGCCCTGTATTCGACTCCGGCCGCGGCAACATCGACGCGTCCGATTTCCACCTCTTCTTCGGCGGCGACCTGAATTGCCCCACCGCCGACAAGGCCTCGTGGTTCCTCTCCGGCATGCGCGGCGCCGGCCTGCTCCCGGAAACCACCGCCGCCCCCCTCACACGGCTCTACCGCCAGGACCTCTACCGCGCCTCCGAGAAGATCCTGCTGCCCGCGTGA
- a CDS encoding LysR family transcriptional regulator → MTDLLPDLRQLRAFVSVADEGSFTLAAKKLFLTQSAISHSMKALEDSLGCRLLERLGKKTVLTEEGEVFLRRCRRVLGELEDAGRELDGLKRWGQGRIRIGAPHSLCQFLLPTVLREFRDCFPRCEPTIEADDTAKLLEKMADHDLDIVLGMRPRVGTTEAYRPLFRDRLTFVVPPVHAWAETGRADPEDLGKVQFITYARGTETHRLVEEHFDKLGVRLRPPLVLGDMEAIKGMAKIGLGVGLVAPWVAKREFDDGSLVRIPVAGEPIEREWGIFYKSDRSLSLIEETFAGIAEMVGSELSEPTS, encoded by the coding sequence ATGACTGACCTGCTGCCCGACCTACGCCAACTCCGTGCTTTCGTATCCGTGGCGGACGAGGGGAGCTTCACGCTCGCTGCCAAAAAGCTGTTCCTTACCCAGTCGGCGATCAGTCACTCGATGAAGGCGCTCGAGGATAGCCTCGGCTGCCGCCTGTTAGAGCGGCTGGGAAAGAAGACCGTGCTCACGGAGGAGGGAGAGGTGTTTCTCCGCCGCTGCCGCCGGGTGCTGGGCGAGCTGGAGGACGCCGGGCGCGAACTCGACGGCCTGAAGCGCTGGGGCCAGGGACGCATCCGCATCGGCGCGCCGCATTCGCTCTGCCAATTCCTGCTGCCAACCGTGCTGCGCGAATTCCGCGACTGCTTTCCGCGCTGCGAGCCGACGATCGAGGCGGACGATACGGCGAAGCTTCTGGAGAAGATGGCCGACCACGACCTCGACATCGTGCTCGGCATGCGACCGCGGGTGGGCACCACGGAGGCCTATCGGCCGCTTTTCCGTGACCGGCTGACGTTTGTCGTGCCACCGGTCCATGCATGGGCCGAGACCGGGCGTGCGGATCCGGAGGATCTTGGGAAGGTCCAGTTCATTACCTACGCACGTGGGACCGAGACGCATCGCCTGGTGGAGGAGCACTTCGACAAGCTCGGCGTGCGGCTTCGTCCGCCGTTGGTGCTCGGCGACATGGAGGCGATCAAGGGCATGGCCAAGATCGGCCTCGGTGTCGGCTTGGTCGCACCATGGGTCGCCAAGCGCGAATTCGACGATGGCTCGCTGGTGCGCATTCCGGTCGCTGGCGAACCGATCGAGCGCGAGTGGGGGATCTTCTATAAGTCCGACCGCTCGCTGAGCCTGATCGAGGAGACCTTTGCCGGCATCGCCGAAATGGTCGGCAGCGAGCTGAGTGAGCCGACCTCGTGA
- a CDS encoding histidinol-phosphate aminotransferase family protein — MSDHRIVITGASEEIRQRIYRARHRVYALEIGQHSPNPEARLTDALDASNRYLVAMDGDELAGFVSITPPGEAGYSIDKYFGRDELPFVVDEGLFEIRLLTVMPGHRSSELAAALMMAAFRWIEARGGSRVVAIGRREVKTMYLKAGMSDTGRSVKAGAVTYDLLHAGIATLRGTVDRKRKLLDRIEAAVDWQLQVPLRKPASCFHGGAFFGAIGADFASLGRHRSIINADVLDAWFPPAPAVMEALREHLPWLMRTSPPTACEGLVAAIAAACGVPESCILPGAGSSDLIFRALPRWLTPRSRAVLLDPTYGEYAHVLEKVIGCRVERFPLERADGYEVNIGKLVEWISSGPDLVVLVNPNSPTGRGLTAAEIEVILAAAPSRTRVWIDETYIDYTGESVERLVARHENLIVCKSMSKAYALSGMRVAYLCAGQHHLEELRALTPPWVVGLPSQVAAVKALESTSYYVRRWKQTASLRDSMARDLRKLGWEVIPGSANFLLAHVPEDVPAAREIVAACRERELFLRDAAAMGSHLGERAVRLAVKDAVTNRKMIEILSDIAGSTDRPGRASMTTCAS; from the coding sequence ATGTCGGACCATCGAATCGTCATCACCGGGGCAAGCGAGGAGATCCGCCAGCGAATCTATCGAGCACGGCACCGCGTTTATGCGCTTGAGATCGGCCAGCATTCACCGAATCCGGAGGCAAGGCTGACCGATGCGCTCGACGCCTCGAACCGCTACTTGGTTGCGATGGATGGCGATGAGCTGGCGGGCTTCGTCAGCATCACGCCGCCGGGTGAGGCTGGCTATTCGATCGACAAGTACTTCGGTCGCGATGAGCTGCCTTTCGTGGTGGACGAGGGTCTATTCGAGATCCGCCTGCTCACGGTGATGCCGGGTCATCGCTCCTCGGAACTGGCGGCGGCGCTGATGATGGCTGCCTTCCGCTGGATCGAAGCGCGCGGTGGAAGCCGCGTGGTGGCGATCGGTCGCCGCGAAGTGAAGACGATGTATCTGAAGGCGGGCATGAGCGACACCGGGCGCTCGGTGAAGGCCGGTGCGGTGACCTACGATCTGCTACACGCCGGGATCGCGACCCTTCGCGGGACGGTGGACCGGAAGAGGAAGTTGTTAGATCGCATCGAGGCCGCGGTGGACTGGCAATTGCAGGTGCCGCTGCGGAAGCCGGCATCGTGTTTCCATGGCGGGGCATTCTTCGGTGCGATCGGTGCGGACTTCGCGTCGCTGGGGCGGCATCGATCGATCATCAATGCGGATGTGCTCGACGCGTGGTTCCCGCCGGCGCCGGCGGTGATGGAGGCCCTGCGCGAGCACCTGCCGTGGCTGATGCGGACTTCTCCGCCGACCGCCTGTGAAGGGCTGGTGGCGGCCATTGCTGCGGCGTGTGGGGTTCCCGAATCCTGCATCCTTCCCGGCGCGGGCTCGTCCGATCTGATCTTCCGCGCATTGCCGCGATGGCTGACGCCGCGGTCGCGGGCCGTGTTGCTCGATCCGACTTATGGCGAGTATGCGCACGTGCTGGAGAAGGTGATCGGCTGCCGGGTGGAGCGCTTTCCGCTGGAGCGGGCCGATGGCTATGAGGTGAACATTGGAAAGCTCGTGGAGTGGATTTCCTCGGGTCCGGATCTGGTGGTGCTGGTGAATCCCAACAGCCCGACAGGGCGGGGCCTGACGGCCGCGGAGATCGAGGTGATCCTTGCGGCAGCGCCATCGCGGACCCGCGTGTGGATCGATGAAACCTACATCGACTACACCGGCGAGAGCGTGGAGCGATTGGTGGCGCGCCACGAGAACCTGATCGTGTGCAAGTCGATGTCGAAGGCCTATGCGCTCAGCGGCATGCGGGTGGCGTATCTGTGCGCCGGGCAACATCACCTCGAAGAATTGCGCGCGCTCACGCCGCCGTGGGTGGTCGGGTTGCCGTCGCAGGTGGCGGCGGTGAAGGCTTTGGAAAGCACGAGCTACTATGTTCGTCGTTGGAAGCAAACGGCCTCGCTGCGGGACTCGATGGCGAGGGATTTGCGTAAGCTGGGTTGGGAGGTGATTCCGGGCTCGGCGAATTTCCTGCTGGCCCATGTGCCGGAAGATGTCCCTGCCGCCCGCGAAATCGTGGCCGCGTGTCGCGAGCGGGAGCTCTTCCTTCGCGATGCCGCGGCGATGGGCTCGCATCTCGGCGAGCGCGCGGTGCGGCTGGCGGTGAAGGACGCGGTGACGAACCGGAAGATGATTGAGATCCTTTCGGACATCGCGGGATCGACGGATCGGCCGGGCCGGGCTTCAATGACGACGTGCGCGAGTTGA
- a CDS encoding phospholipase D-like domain-containing protein: MRELILNEEIHTRVIGELVPQARRFLWIVTADIKDMHVARGRRAVPFLQVLAELVEEGVAVRLIHAKEPGPRFREDFDRYPVLVESDLFERVLCPRVHTKAVIADGKKAFVGSPNLTGAGMGAKHADKRNFEAGFLTDEREDLEKLVRWVDELFLGEFCGKCRLRDKCPDPLDGD; this comes from the coding sequence GTGCGCGAGTTGATCCTGAACGAGGAGATCCACACCCGGGTGATCGGGGAGCTGGTGCCGCAGGCGCGGCGCTTCCTGTGGATCGTCACGGCGGATATCAAGGACATGCATGTCGCTCGCGGGAGGCGGGCGGTGCCGTTTCTCCAGGTACTGGCGGAGCTGGTGGAGGAGGGGGTGGCGGTGCGCCTGATCCATGCGAAGGAGCCGGGGCCGCGGTTCCGCGAGGACTTCGACCGCTATCCCGTGCTGGTGGAAAGCGATCTCTTCGAGCGGGTGCTCTGTCCGCGAGTTCATACGAAGGCGGTGATCGCGGATGGCAAGAAGGCGTTCGTCGGTTCGCCGAATCTAACAGGTGCCGGGATGGGCGCGAAGCACGCGGACAAGCGGAACTTCGAGGCGGGCTTCCTTACCGATGAGCGGGAGGATCTGGAGAAGCTCGTCCGCTGGGTGGATGAGTTGTTTCTCGGGGAGTTCTGCGGGAAATGCCGGTTGCGGGACAAGTGCCCGGATCCCCTGGATGGGGATTGA
- a CDS encoding TraB/GumN family protein: protein MRAEAEHPAKPLLWKVEGPGIEKPSYLFGTLHVGDKKVVTLHPAADKAFKESAVVHTEAAFDMESQMASMPLMMRDDGKKLDAVIGEDLAKRLAAELKAINPELDATPFQPMKTWMVAYSLPFLPEQMKGIKPLDMVLWERAEKEGKKTAGMQEIKDQVEGFNALTEEEQTTFLASTLDFLEKDRRAGKDRMKEAAEIYATGDVKKINDLALEWMTEVAGGKEAPVMKKLMDSILKKRDGIMADYIETTLKKDPAKVHFFAAGAAHYAGAEGVPSLLEKKGYKVTRIEE from the coding sequence GTGCGCGCAGAGGCGGAGCATCCGGCGAAGCCGCTGCTGTGGAAGGTCGAGGGGCCCGGCATTGAGAAGCCGTCCTATCTCTTCGGCACCTTGCATGTGGGCGACAAGAAGGTGGTGACGCTGCACCCGGCGGCGGACAAGGCTTTCAAGGAGTCCGCGGTGGTCCACACCGAAGCAGCTTTCGACATGGAGAGCCAGATGGCTTCGATGCCGCTGATGATGCGCGACGACGGGAAGAAGCTCGATGCGGTGATCGGCGAGGACCTCGCGAAGCGCTTGGCGGCCGAATTGAAGGCGATCAATCCTGAGCTGGATGCCACGCCATTCCAGCCGATGAAAACCTGGATGGTGGCCTATTCGCTGCCTTTCCTGCCGGAGCAGATGAAGGGCATCAAGCCACTGGACATGGTGCTGTGGGAACGCGCGGAAAAGGAGGGCAAGAAGACCGCCGGAATGCAGGAAATCAAGGATCAGGTGGAAGGCTTCAATGCGCTGACGGAAGAGGAGCAGACCACGTTCCTCGCATCGACCCTCGACTTCCTTGAGAAAGACCGGCGTGCGGGAAAGGACCGGATGAAGGAGGCGGCGGAGATCTACGCCACCGGCGATGTGAAGAAGATCAACGACCTCGCGCTGGAGTGGATGACCGAGGTTGCGGGAGGCAAGGAGGCCCCGGTCATGAAGAAGCTCATGGATTCCATACTGAAGAAGCGCGACGGGATCATGGCGGACTATATCGAGACGACCCTGAAGAAGGATCCGGCGAAGGTTCATTTCTTCGCGGCGGGAGCAGCGCATTATGCGGGTGCCGAAGGGGTGCCCTCG